From one Melospiza melodia melodia isolate bMelMel2 chromosome 6, bMelMel2.pri, whole genome shotgun sequence genomic stretch:
- the GTF2A1 gene encoding transcription initiation factor IIA subunit 1, with protein MASSTNTNPVPKLYRSVIEDVINDVREVFLDEGVDEQVLMELKTLWENKLMQSKAVDGFHSEEQQLLLQVQQQQQQQQQQQHHHHHHHTPQPQQTVQQQSQPQQVLIPASQQAPQQQVIVPDSKLIPHMNASGMSAAATAATLALPAGVTPVQQILTNSGQILQVVRTANGAQYIIQPQQPVVLQQQVIPQMQPGGVQAPVIQQVLAPLPGGLSQQTGVIIQPQQILFTGNKTQVIPTTVAAPTPAQAQIPAAGQQQPQQQQAQPQAPLVLQVDGTGDTSSEEEDDEEEEYDDDEEEEKEKDGGEDGQVEEEPLNSEDDVSDEEGQELFDTENVVVCQYDKIHRSKNKWKFHLKDGIMNLNGRDYVFSKAIGDAEW; from the exons ATGGCGAGCTCGACTAACACAAACCCCGTG CCTAAATTGTACAGGTCTGTAATTGAAGATGTCATTAATGATGTCAGAGAAGTTTTTCTGGATGAAGGAGTGGATGAACAAGTTCTCATGGAACTCAAAACA CTGTGGGAGAACAAGCTAATGCAGTCTAAGGCTGTAGATGGCTTCCattcagaagagcagcagcttttatTGCAGGTgcaacagcagcaacagcagcagcagcaacagcagcatcatcaccaccaccatcacACACCTCAGCCGCAGCAGACTGTGCAGCAGCAGTCTCAGCCACAGCAAGTCCTTATTCCAGCATCTCAGCAAG cACCTCAACAGCAGGTTATTGTGCCAGATTCCAAGCTGATACCACATATGAATGCATCAGGCATG agtgctgcagccactgcagctaCGTTGGCTCTCCCCGCTGGTGTTACTCCAGTTCAGCAGATACTTACAAATTCAG GCCAGATCCTCCAAGTAGTTAGAACTGCAAATGGAGCTCAGTATATTATTCAACCACAGCAGCCAGTGGTTCTACAGCAGCAGGTTATACCCCAAATGCAGCCTGGTGGAGTACAAGCACCTGTTATTCAGCAg GTTTTGGCTCCTCTCCCTGGAGGGCTTTCCCAGCAGACAGGAGTGATTATTCAGCCTCAGCAGATCCTGTTTACAGGAAATAAAACTCAAGTTATACCTACAACAGTGGCTGCCCCTACACCAGCTCAAGCACAGATTCCTGCAGCTggtcagcagcagccacagcagcaacaGGCACAACCACAAGCACCACTTGTTCTCCAAGTTGATGGAACAGGGGACACATCGTCTGAAGAAGAGGATGATGAGGAAGAAGAGTACGATGAtgatgaagaggaagagaaagaaaaagatggGGGTGAAGATGGCCAAGTTGAAGAG GAGCCTCTGAACAGTGAAGATGACGTGAGTGATGAGGAAGGACAAGAACTCTTTGATACAGAAAATGTTGTTGTGTGCCAGTATGATAAG ATTCACAGAAGTAAAAACAAATGGAAATTTCATCTCAAAGATGGCATCATGAATCTTAATGGAAGAGATTATGTATTTTCCAAAGCCATTGGGGACGCAGAATGGTGa